Proteins encoded in a region of the Pseudomonas viciae genome:
- a CDS encoding heavy metal translocating P-type ATPase yields MSIPQPCYHCALPVPPGSRFTAVVLGETRELCCPGCQAVAEAIVAGGLESYYQHRSEASANPETLPVQLTDELALYDRPDVQQSFVRHDGELAEATLLMEGISCAACGWLIEKQLRSLPAVAEARLNLSNHRLHVQWADAQLPLSKLLAELRQIGYVAHPYQADQACEQLAAQNRLALRQLGVAGLLWFQAMMATMATWPEFNIDLSPEMHTILRWVALFLTTPIVFYSCAPFFKGAMRDLRTRHLTMDVSVSLAIGGAYVAGIWTSITGVGELYFDAVGMFALFLLTGRYLERRARERTAAATAQLVNLLPASCLRLEDNGQSERILLSELRTGDRVLVQPGAILPADGKILDGQSSVDESLLTGEYLPQPRQAGDAVTAGTLNVEGALTVKVLALGQDTRLSAIVRLLERAQAEKPRLAEIADRAAQWFLLFSLIAAAVIGLLWWQLDASRAFWIVLAMLVATCPCALSLATPTALTAATGTLHKLGLLLTRGHVLEGLNQIDTVIFDKTGTLTEGRLALRAIRPLAALDSDQCLGLAAALENRSEHPIARAFGRAPLAAEQVHSTPGLGLEGLVGEQRLRIGQPGFVCELSGASTPMMPDEPGQWLLLGDDIGPLAWFVLDDRLRADAPALLAACKARGWRTLLLSGDSSPMVASVAAELGIDEARGGLRPDDKLAMLQQLHQQGRKVLMLGDGVNDVPVLAAADISVAMGSATDLAKTSADAVLLSNRLDALIHAFSLARRTRRVIIENLVWAGLYNGLMLPFAALGWITPVWAAVGMSISSLTVVLNALRLTRQPKAHALDATPDTRPLPA; encoded by the coding sequence ATGAGCATTCCACAGCCCTGCTACCACTGCGCCCTGCCCGTCCCCCCCGGCAGTCGCTTCACCGCCGTTGTCCTGGGTGAAACCCGTGAGCTGTGCTGCCCGGGCTGCCAGGCGGTGGCCGAGGCCATCGTTGCCGGTGGTTTGGAAAGTTATTACCAGCATCGCAGCGAAGCGTCGGCCAACCCCGAAACCCTGCCGGTCCAACTGACCGATGAACTGGCGCTGTACGATCGCCCTGACGTGCAGCAGTCGTTCGTGCGCCATGACGGTGAACTGGCCGAAGCCACCCTGCTGATGGAAGGCATCAGTTGCGCCGCCTGCGGCTGGTTGATCGAAAAACAATTGCGTAGCCTGCCGGCCGTGGCCGAGGCACGGTTGAACCTGTCCAATCATCGCCTGCATGTGCAGTGGGCCGACGCGCAATTACCGCTGAGCAAACTGCTCGCTGAATTGCGCCAGATCGGATACGTCGCCCACCCGTACCAGGCCGACCAAGCCTGCGAGCAACTCGCCGCACAAAACCGCTTGGCCTTGCGCCAGTTGGGCGTGGCCGGGCTGCTGTGGTTCCAGGCGATGATGGCGACCATGGCCACCTGGCCGGAATTCAATATCGACCTGAGCCCGGAGATGCACACCATCCTGCGCTGGGTTGCGCTGTTCCTCACCACGCCCATCGTCTTCTACAGCTGCGCGCCGTTTTTCAAAGGCGCGATGCGCGACCTGCGCACCCGGCACCTGACCATGGACGTTTCCGTATCGCTGGCCATTGGCGGCGCCTACGTCGCCGGGATCTGGACCTCCATCACCGGTGTGGGCGAGCTGTATTTCGATGCCGTGGGCATGTTCGCCCTGTTCCTGTTGACCGGTCGTTACCTGGAGCGCCGGGCCCGGGAGCGCACCGCTGCCGCCACCGCGCAACTGGTCAACCTGTTGCCGGCCTCGTGCCTGCGCCTGGAGGATAACGGCCAGAGCGAACGCATCCTGCTCAGTGAGTTGCGCACAGGCGACCGGGTGCTGGTGCAGCCCGGGGCGATCCTGCCGGCCGATGGCAAGATTCTCGACGGCCAGTCCAGCGTCGACGAATCGCTGCTGACTGGCGAATACCTGCCACAACCCCGCCAGGCGGGCGATGCGGTCACCGCTGGCACGCTCAACGTCGAAGGTGCCTTGACGGTCAAGGTGCTGGCACTTGGGCAGGACACCCGACTGTCCGCCATCGTGCGGTTGCTGGAGCGGGCCCAGGCCGAGAAGCCGCGACTGGCTGAAATCGCTGATCGGGCCGCCCAATGGTTTCTGTTGTTCTCGTTGATCGCCGCTGCCGTCATAGGCCTGTTGTGGTGGCAACTGGATGCCTCCCGGGCCTTCTGGATCGTATTGGCGATGCTGGTCGCCACCTGCCCTTGCGCCCTGTCCCTGGCGACGCCGACCGCCCTCACCGCAGCCACCGGCACCCTGCACAAGCTCGGCTTGCTGCTGACCCGCGGCCATGTGCTGGAGGGCCTGAACCAGATCGACACAGTGATTTTCGACAAGACCGGCACCCTCACCGAGGGCCGCCTGGCATTGCGTGCCATTCGACCGCTGGCGGCCCTCGACAGCGATCAATGCCTGGGCCTGGCCGCTGCCCTGGAAAACCGCTCAGAACACCCCATTGCCCGCGCCTTCGGTCGCGCGCCATTGGCCGCCGAGCAAGTGCACAGCACTCCGGGGCTGGGGCTGGAAGGCCTGGTGGGCGAACAGCGCCTGCGCATCGGCCAGCCCGGTTTCGTTTGCGAACTCAGTGGTGCCTCGACGCCGATGATGCCGGACGAGCCCGGCCAGTGGCTGTTGCTGGGCGATGATATCGGGCCATTGGCCTGGTTCGTCCTCGACGACCGCTTGCGCGCCGACGCCCCGGCGTTGCTGGCAGCCTGCAAGGCGCGGGGCTGGCGCACGCTGCTGTTGTCGGGCGACAGTTCGCCGATGGTTGCCAGCGTCGCCGCCGAACTGGGCATCGACGAAGCCCGCGGCGGCTTGCGTCCGGACGACAAGCTGGCGATGTTGCAACAGTTGCACCAACAGGGCCGCAAGGTGCTGATGCTCGGCGACGGGGTGAACGACGTGCCGGTGCTGGCGGCGGCGGACATCAGTGTCGCCATGGGCTCGGCCACCGACCTGGCCAAGACCAGCGCCGATGCGGTGCTGCTGTCCAACCGTCTCGACGCCCTGATCCACGCCTTCAGCCTGGCCCGACGCACCCGCCGGGTGATCATTGAGAACCTGGTGTGGGCCGGGCTGTACAATGGCCTCATGTTGCCGTTCGCCGCCCTCGGCTGGATTACGCCGGTGTGGGCGGCGGTCGGCATGTCCATCAGTTCGTTGACCGTGGTGTTGAATGCGCTGAGGCTGACCCGCCAGCCCAAGGCGCACGCTCTCGACGCCACGCCCGATACCCGCCCGCTGCCGGCCTGA
- a CDS encoding FixH family protein, producing MPAATATSPWYKHLWPWIIIGILTCSVTLSLTMVTIAVKNPDNLVNDNYYEAGKGINRSLERELLAQTLQLHANVQLDDVTGEVNLRLNGNSRPQTLELSLISPTQPEKDRKIVLTRNDSEPGRYVGQLTDKIEGRRFVELLGVENDKTWRLFEEEQINHEQDILLGDEPLQGAEDLKK from the coding sequence ATGCCTGCAGCAACCGCCACCAGCCCTTGGTACAAGCATCTCTGGCCATGGATCATTATTGGGATCCTGACCTGTTCGGTGACACTGAGCCTGACGATGGTGACCATTGCGGTGAAGAACCCGGATAACCTGGTCAACGACAACTATTACGAGGCCGGCAAAGGCATCAACCGCTCGCTGGAACGCGAACTGCTGGCCCAGACCCTGCAGTTGCATGCCAACGTGCAACTGGACGACGTGACCGGTGAAGTGAACCTGCGCCTGAACGGCAACAGCCGGCCTCAGACCCTGGAGCTGAGCCTGATCTCGCCGACCCAGCCGGAGAAAGACCGCAAGATCGTCCTGACTCGCAACGACAGCGAACCGGGGCGGTACGTTGGCCAGTTGACGGACAAGATCGAAGGCCGGCGCTTTGTCGAATTGCTGGGTGTGGAGAACGACAAGACCTGGCGTCTGTTCGAAGAAGAACAGATCAACCATGAGCAGGACATCCTGCTCGGCGATGAACCGCTGCAAGGCGCTGAAGACCTGAAGAAATAA
- the ccoG gene encoding cytochrome c oxidase accessory protein CcoG, producing MSNQIPVHDVTPPAKDANKSVDLYASREKIYTRAFTGLFRNLRMVGGALLFLLYFGTVWLNWGGHQAVWWNLPERKFFIFGATFWPQDFILLSGLLIIAAFGLFFITVYAGRVWCGYTCPQSVWTWIFMWCEKVTEGDRNQRIKLDKAPMGTNKFLRKFAKHSLWLLIGFVTGMTFVGYFTPIRELVFEFFTGQADGWSYFWVGFFTLATYGNAGWLREQVCIYMCPYARFQSVMFDKDTLIVSYDPRRGESRGPRKKGVDYKALGLGDCIDCTMCVQVCPTGIDIRDGLQIECIGCAACIDACDNIMDKMDYPRGLISYTTEHNLSGQKTHKLRPRLIGYALVLLTMVSLLVTAFFMRSLVGFDVSKDRVLYRENAEGRIENVYSLKIMNKDQRDHTYVLEATGLPDLKLQGRREIKVAAGEIFSQPVELSSAPDQLPSSTNEVTFILKDADDNSVHVEAKSRFIGPQIR from the coding sequence ATGAGCAACCAGATTCCGGTACATGACGTTACCCCGCCTGCCAAGGACGCGAACAAAAGCGTCGACCTGTATGCCTCTCGGGAAAAAATCTACACCCGTGCCTTCACGGGCCTGTTCCGCAACCTGCGAATGGTCGGCGGCGCCCTATTGTTCCTGCTGTATTTCGGTACGGTCTGGCTGAACTGGGGCGGGCATCAGGCCGTCTGGTGGAACCTGCCGGAACGCAAATTCTTTATTTTTGGTGCGACCTTCTGGCCCCAGGATTTCATCCTGCTGTCCGGACTGCTGATCATTGCCGCATTCGGCCTGTTTTTCATTACGGTTTATGCCGGGCGTGTCTGGTGCGGCTACACCTGCCCGCAAAGCGTGTGGACCTGGATTTTCATGTGGTGCGAGAAGGTCACCGAAGGCGACCGCAACCAGCGCATCAAGCTGGACAAGGCGCCCATGGGCACCAACAAGTTCCTGCGCAAGTTCGCCAAGCACAGCCTTTGGCTGCTGATCGGTTTCGTCACGGGCATGACCTTCGTCGGCTACTTCACGCCGATCCGCGAACTGGTGTTCGAGTTCTTTACCGGCCAAGCCGATGGCTGGTCGTATTTCTGGGTTGGCTTCTTCACCCTCGCCACCTACGGCAACGCCGGCTGGCTGCGTGAGCAGGTGTGCATCTACATGTGCCCTTACGCCCGTTTCCAGAGCGTGATGTTCGACAAGGACACGCTGATCGTCTCCTACGACCCGCGTCGCGGTGAAAGCCGTGGCCCGCGCAAGAAAGGTGTCGACTACAAGGCCCTGGGCCTGGGGGATTGCATCGACTGCACCATGTGCGTCCAGGTCTGCCCGACCGGCATCGACATTCGCGACGGCCTGCAGATCGAATGCATCGGTTGCGCGGCCTGCATCGACGCCTGCGACAACATCATGGACAAAATGGATTATCCCCGTGGCCTGATCAGCTACACCACCGAACACAACCTGTCGGGGCAGAAAACCCATAAACTGCGTCCGCGCCTGATCGGTTATGCGCTGGTGTTACTGACGATGGTAAGCCTGCTGGTGACGGCGTTCTTCATGCGTTCGCTGGTGGGGTTCGACGTCAGTAAAGACCGCGTGCTGTACCGCGAAAACGCCGAAGGCCGGATCGAAAACGTCTACAGCCTGAAAATCATGAACAAGGACCAACGCGACCACACCTACGTACTGGAAGCCACCGGCCTGCCCGATCTCAAGTTGCAGGGCCGGCGAGAAATCAAGGTCGCGGCCGGCGAGATCTTCAGTCAGCCGGTTGAACTGTCCAGCGCACCGGACCAACTGCCGTCGAGCACCAACGAAGTAACATTCATCCTCAAGGATGCCGATGACAACAGCGTTCATGTTGAAGCCAAGAGCCGGTTCATCGGCCCACAAATTCGTTAA